A single Entelurus aequoreus isolate RoL-2023_Sb linkage group LG11, RoL_Eaeq_v1.1, whole genome shotgun sequence DNA region contains:
- the LOC133659770 gene encoding neuronal pentraxin-1-like: MEKMKSPLSSSFLLLSFLFWPSSCSPGLDFHDFYSAHPRFMCTPVPLDADPSCFPAAGAGGAAHQGPPTAGWLGAGEEAKNTILHLRENLVRQKETILDQRETIRELTAKLAMCEGFGRGPHDDRSSDHANHYNWGHHYGTLIPDPPSDRAHPEKDVKHETSRSPEQMERMLQALKERLDNLQKRNSSLTYSSALKQLLQSKIHALEEQLHQRTGALSDQLHHDDHDDQRHHDDHDDRHNLHHDDDPNGRTDDSDHGDHGDHGDHGTGQHLDEHSDGRHEGDNEDTDDGHQGNEADSHTYVPHTESSEASQHGGYHNQLDTMLQQLHLPGSSSRDNFQISFPMRTNFMFGKMKKTILQEIFAFTLCLWIKNGVGVAMGTPLSYSAPGQPNELVLIEWGGNPIELLIDDQVTSLPWSLGDAKWHHVCVSWSTRDGGWEAYQDGVQRGSGTGLAPWHAIKSGGVFILGQEQDTLGGRFDAAQSFVGEMADVQMWSEVLSAADIHHLASCGGRTTGDVLAWSEAQVELHGGALKHAMEPCR; this comes from the exons ATGGAGAAGATGAAGAGCCCACTTTCATCCTCCTTCCTCCTGCTCTCTTTTCTCTTCTGGCCTTCATCCTGCAGTCCAGGCTTGGACTTTCACGACTTCTACAGCGCACACCCGCGCTTCATGTGCACACCAGTCCCGTTGGATGCAGACCCCTCATGCTTTCCCGCAGCGGGCGCAGGCGGGGCTGCCCATCAAGGTCCGCCCACGGCAGGCTGGTTGGGAGCGGGCGAGGAGGCCAAAAATACCATCCTCCACCTCAGGGAGAACCTGGTCCGCCAGAAAGAGACCATTCTGGACCAAAGGGAGACCATCAGGGAGCTGACGGCAAAGCTGGCCATGTGCGAGGGCTTCGGGCGGGGGCCTCACGATGACCGTTCCTCGGATCACGCCAACCACTATAACTGGGGTCACCACTACGGTACCCTCATACCCGACCCGCCGTCGGACAGAGCTCACCCTGAGAAGGATGTCAAACATGAGACGTCACGGTCACCAGAGCAGATGGAGAGGATGCTGCAGGCGCTCAAGGAGAGGCTGGACAACCTGCAG AAAAGGAACTCATCCCTCACGTATTCCAGCGCTCTGAAACAACTTCTGCAGAGTAAGATCCACGCTCTGGAGGAGCAACTGCACCAACGTACTGGTGCGCTCAGCGACCAGCTCCACCACGATGACCACGACGACCAGCGCCACCACGACGACCACGACGACCGTCACAACCTCCACCATGACGATGATCCTAACGGCCGCACAGACGACAGCGACCATGGAGACCATGGCGACCATGGAGACCATGGCACTGGACAACACTTGGACGAGCACAGCGATGGCCGCCATGAAGGAGACAATGAAGACACCGATGATGGTCACCAGGGCAACGAAGCAGACAGTCACACTTACGTGCCGCACACAGAATCCAGTGAAGCTTCACAACATGGAGGATACCACAACCAACTGGACACCATGCTTCAACAACTTCACCTGCCAG GTTCCAGCAGCAGAGACAATTTCCAGATCAGTTTTCCAATGAGGACAAACTTCATGTTTGGAAAAATGAAGAAAACTATTTTGCAAGAAATCTTTGCTTTCACTTTGTGTCTTTGGATCAAAAATGGCGTGGGGGTCGCCATGGGAACGCCGTTGTCCTACTCTGCACCTGGACAACCTAACGAGTTGGTGCTAATTGAGTGGGGGGGGAACCCCATTGAACTGCTGATTGATGACCAG GTGACGTCTCTGCCGTGGTCTCTGGGCGACGCCAAGTGGCATCACGTGTGCGTCAGCTGGTCCACGCGGGACGGCGGCTGGGAGGCCTACCAAGATGGCGTCCAGCGGGGGTCCGGGACCGGCCTGGCTCCCTGGCACGCCATCAAGTCGGGAGGCGTGTTCATCCTGGGACAGGAGCAG GACACCCTGGGAGGTCGCTTTGACGCCGCCCAGTCCTTCGTGGGGGAAATGGCGGACGTGCAGATGTGGTCTGAGGTGCTGAGCGCCGCCGACATCCACCACCTGGCTTCCTGTGGCGGCCGCACCACCGGCGACGTCCTGGCCTGGTCCGAGGCGCAGGTGGAGCTGCACGGCGGCGCCCTCAAACACGCCATGGAGCCTTGTCGCTAA